Proteins from a genomic interval of Treponema succinifaciens DSM 2489:
- a CDS encoding ABC transporter permease, whose amino-acid sequence MNYVNLSVRSLLLRWRQYISLFFVCAIGAGVSLFSFFLINGMLYSLSTKAEIYYGGNYQFLGGRNNLEFYDCREFVEKLSGVFPAGTIISPRFDFDADSASFYYEGVEIRQRVIKGVDFEKEKILFSKFNYVQGSADKIAGTNGILISEKIASMLEVSTGDSITFMLRTGPGYINTVQLVVKGIFKDSSVFGTYTSYVDIDFLRKAYCSPEFYANRIGIFFPDSVPSTKDSLKYQALLEKEFNMFKLVNDKYDFYDPLLAGQFSEPIYAFIVLDANMEDLGVIIDAMKIITSLVIAALVIIIVVGISSTYKVIVMKRINEIGIYKAIGMERGSVILLLLSEAFVLLISGCACGLGFCLLLEFIVKQFNFSFIPAFDMFLTNGYIVPMNSFCGAMLIFMVIIITTITAVLFSLRAAIRITPVQALTVTE is encoded by the coding sequence ATGAATTATGTTAACCTTTCCGTTCGCTCGTTGCTTTTAAGGTGGCGGCAGTACATTTCTCTTTTTTTTGTTTGCGCTATTGGTGCCGGAGTTTCACTTTTTTCTTTTTTTCTTATAAATGGAATGTTGTATTCTCTTTCTACGAAGGCTGAAATTTATTACGGCGGAAACTATCAGTTCTTAGGCGGAAGAAATAATTTGGAATTTTACGATTGCCGGGAATTTGTTGAAAAACTTTCTGGTGTTTTTCCGGCTGGAACTATTATTTCCCCAAGGTTTGATTTTGATGCGGATTCTGCTTCTTTTTATTATGAAGGTGTTGAAATCCGTCAGCGTGTAATAAAAGGCGTTGACTTTGAAAAAGAAAAAATTCTGTTTTCAAAATTCAATTACGTGCAGGGAAGCGCAGACAAAATTGCAGGAACAAACGGTATTTTGATTTCAGAAAAAATCGCATCCATGCTGGAAGTTTCAACTGGAGATTCTATAACCTTTATGCTTAGAACCGGACCTGGATACATAAATACTGTTCAGCTTGTTGTAAAAGGCATTTTCAAAGATTCAAGCGTGTTTGGAACTTACACTTCTTATGTTGACATTGATTTTCTGCGGAAGGCTTATTGCTCTCCGGAATTCTATGCAAATAGAATCGGAATATTTTTTCCTGATTCAGTTCCTTCTACAAAAGACTCTTTAAAATATCAGGCTCTTCTTGAAAAAGAATTCAATATGTTCAAGTTGGTTAATGATAAGTACGATTTTTATGATCCGCTTTTAGCCGGACAATTCAGTGAGCCGATTTATGCGTTTATAGTTTTGGACGCAAACATGGAAGATTTGGGCGTTATAATTGACGCAATGAAAATAATAACTTCGCTTGTAATTGCGGCTCTTGTAATAATAATTGTCGTTGGAATCAGCAGCACTTATAAAGTTATTGTAATGAAGCGTATAAATGAAATCGGAATTTACAAGGCGATTGGAATGGAACGTGGCTCTGTGATTTTGCTTTTGCTTAGTGAAGCATTTGTGCTTTTAATTTCCGGCTGTGCGTGTGGCTTGGGATTTTGCTTGCTTTTGGAATTCATTGTAAAGCAGTTCAATTTTTCTTTTATTCCGGCGTTTGATATGTTTTTGACAAACGGATATATTGTTCCCATGAACTCTTTTTGCGGCGCAATGCTCATTTTTATGGTTATAATTATTACTACAATTACTGCGGTTTTGTTTTCGCTTAGAGCCGCTATAAGAATTACGCCAGTTCAGGCATTGACTGTAACAGAATGA